DNA from Microbacterium foliorum:
GAGTTCTCCGAGCTGCTCGCCGCGAAACCCGACTTCACCGAGCTGTTCGTCGCGATCGGCCGACTCGGCCGATCGCTGCAGGTGCACCTCCTGCTCTCGACCCAGCGTCTGGAAGAGGGCAAGCTGCGCGGACTCGACTCCCACCTGTCGTACCGCATCGGTCTGAAGACGTTCTCCGGTGCCGACTCGCGCGCGGTCATCGGCGTCCCCGACGCGTTCACACTTCCGGGCGGTGGCGGCCACGGCATCCTGAAATCGGATGCCGAGACCCTCACGCAGTTCCGCGCCGCGTACGTGTCGGCCCCTCCCAAGACCCGCCGGCGCAAGCCGGGCGCGACGGCTGAGGCAGACGGTTCAGGGGCGGAGGTCCGGGCGATCGAGGCCCGGTCGTTCACGGCCGCGCCGGTGCTCGAGCAGGAGAGCTCCGATGACCAGGCTCCCGCCCTCGACGTCGTGCGGGGCGAGGCGCCCGAGCAGCGGGTGACGTTCGACATCGCCGTCGCGCAGATGAAGGGTCGCAGCATGCCCGCCCACCAGGTGTGGCTGCCTCCGCTCGATGTGCCGGCGACGTTCGACGAGATGCTCGGCGATCTGGTCGAAGACCCGCAGCTCGGACTGATCTCGCCGCGCTGGCGACAGGCCGGCCCCCTCACGATTCCGCTGGGCACCGTGGACCGACCGCTCGAGCAGCGTCGCGATCGGCTGACGCTGACGCTCACCGGTGCGGGCGGTCACCTCGCGATCGTCGGCGGCGCGCGCAGCGGCAAGAGCACGCTCGCCCGCAGCGTCCTCACCGGCATCGCGCTGACGCACACTCCGCAGGAGGTGCAGTTCTACGTCATGGACTTCGGCGGGGGAACCTTCGTGCCGTTCGCCAAGATGGCCCACGTCGCCGGCGTCGCCGGTCGCAACCAGCCCGACGTGCTGCGACGCATGTTCCAGGAGGTCGTCGGCATCGTCAACGCCCGCGAGCGCTATTTCACGGCGAACTCGATCGACTCGATCGAGACCTATCGGCGTCTGCGCGCGCAGGGGAAGGCCGACGACGGCTACGGCGACGTGTTCCTCATCATCGACGGATGGCCCACGATCCGGGCCGAGTTCGACGAGATGGAGTTCGAGATCCAGTCGCTCGCGGGGCGGGCGCTCACCTTCGGCGTGCACATCGTGGCGACGACCTCTCGGTGGATGGACTTCCGCACCGCGATCCGCGACACGTTCGGTTCGAAGCTCGAGCTGCGCCTCGGCGACACCAGCGATTCGGAGATCGACCGCAAGGTCGCCGTCAACGTGCCGCTGAGCCGTCCCGGTCGCGGACTCGCTCCGTCGAAGCACCACATGCTCACCGCTCTGCCGCGCGTCGACGGCTCCGGCGATCCCGACACGCTCAGCGAGGGCGTCGAACACCTGATCGAGCGCGTGAACACGGCGTGGAAGGGTCCCCGCGGCCCCAAGCTGCGTCTGCTGCCCGAGATGCTCGAGCTCTCGGCACTGCAGCAGCTGGCTGCCGGCACCCCGCTGCAGAACCAGGTGCTGCTGGGCGTCGATGAGGCGGCGCTCGCCCCCTCCGCGTTCGATGTGCGGCGCAACCCGCACCTGTACCTGTTCGGCGACAGCCAGTCGGGCAAGTCGAGCTTCCTGCGCACGTTCGCGCACGAGGTGATGCGCACGACGACTCCTCAGTCGGCGCAGATCTTCGTCGTCGACTACCGGCGCGCCCTGCTGTCCGAGATCCCCGAGGAATACCTCGCCGGGTACTACACGACCGCGCAGCAGGCGTCGGAAGAGCTGGGAGGGCTCGCCGAGTACCTGCGAGGCCGCATGCCTGGGCCGGACATCACGCCCCAGCAGCTGCGAGACCGCTCGTGGTGGACGGGTGCAGAGGTCTACGTGCTCGTCGACGACTACGACCTCGTCAACACGCAATCGGGCAACCCGATCGCGGCGCTGCAGCCGCTCCTCGCCCAGGCGACGGACGTCGGGCTGCATCTGATCATCGCCCGCCGTTCCGGTGGCGCGTCGCGGGCGACGTTCGAGCCGGTCATGCAGACGCTGCGCGACCTCGCGGCTCCCGGCATCCTGCTCTCGGGCAGCCCCGACGAGGGGCCGCTGATCGGCAACGTGAAGGCCACGCCCGCCGTGCCGGGGCGTGCCAGGGTGATCACTCGCGAACGCGGACTCCAGACCATGCAGCTCGCCTTCGCCCCGTCGTCGCACCCGTAGGAGCGGCGTCGCAGAGGTGTCGCAGAGCAGGGTGGGCAGAGCTACCCATGGGCATACGCGCACGAGCGCCGTATGGTGTTACTTGTCACCGAAACATCGGTGACACGGCCCTCCGGGGCTGACTCAGACAGGGCGGTTTCGCCCATACGACCAGGAGGTGACCGTGAGCGGAGAGATCTCTGCAGCGGATGGAGCCCTGCAGCGGGGCGCCGGTATCGTCAGCAGCTCGAAGCAGGACATCATCGGCGAACTGAACTCGATTCAGTCTCAGCTGTCAAGCATCGGATCGTCGTGGCAGGGCGCGGGGGCCGCGGCGTTCACACAGACGTTCCAGGCGTGGCAGGAGAAGTCCCGCCGCATCACGAACGCTCTGGACGAGTTCGAGCAGAACCTGCGCGACTCGCAGTCGGCCTACACGCAGACCGACGACACGTCTGCGCAGTCGCAGAACAAGTTCATGGGCCGTCTCGGCTGAGACCGGAGGGAAAAAGATCATGAGTGGTAACGGATACAAGATGCAGTTCGGCGCCGTCGACACGGCGGGTGCCGATCTCGTTCGCGGCGCGAACAACATCGACAACAAGCTCTCTCAGATGGAAGACGCGCTCAAGCCGCTTCAGGCGGACTGGACCGGTTCGGCATCCGAGGCGTACATCCAGGCGAAGGCCAAGTGGAACGCGGCCCTGACCGAGATGAAGGCGCTTCTGAACGACATCGGGCGTCAGGTCTCGCAGGACTCGCAGGACGGTCAGGCGAACGAGAACAGGAACATGAACCGCTGGTGATCACGCGGTGAGAGTTCGAGCCGGCTGTCGCCCCTTCGGGGGTGACAGCCGGCTCTCTCTGTGTCCGGGTGTCTGCGTGGGTACCGCGCGGTGCGACCGCGAGAGCGGCTCAGCGGGTGGCGTCGGCCAGGTGGCGAGCGTTGTGGCTCAGCACCTTGACGATGATGCCGTGGCTGCGCAGCTCCTTGGCGGTGCGCGCGCCCTCTTCGGCGTCACGCCCGAGGGCGTTGATGTTCGCCACGACGAGGACGTCGCCGGGCTTCAACGTCGCGATCAGGCGCGAGAGCCGGTCGCTCCAGGACTCGAGGATGTCGGGGGCCGGATGACGGAATCCCTCGATCGGCACCCCGAACCGGGTGAGGTCCTCACGCTGCTCGACGACCGAGGGCATGCCCTCTCGCGAGACGACGAGCCCGACCAGGCGCGATCCGTCCGGGCGCGCGACCCAGAAATCGCGGTTCTGCTGCAGCTCGGTGAAGCACTTCGGGCACTCCGCGGCCGCGTGCGGCAGGTGCAGCGGACTCGTCAGGGCCTCGTCGACGGATGCCGTCGCCTTCATCGGATCGATCGTCTCGCTCATCGCGCACCTCCGGGGTCCATTCTGCCCTGTCGGAGCCGCCCGTGGCGACCGTTCAGAGCATCCCGAGGGCGCGGACGGCCTCGCGTTCCTCGGTCAGCTCGGCGACGGATGCGTCGATGCGCGATCGCGCCCACTCGCTGACCTCGAGGCCCTCGACGATCCGCCATTCTCCGTCGACCGCCCGCACCGGGAACGACGAGATCAGGCCCTCGGGCACGCCATACTCGCCGTGGGAGACCACGCCCGCCGACGTCCAGTCGTCGGTGCCGTGCACCCAGTCGCGCACGTGCTCGATCGTCGCGTTCGCGGCCGACGCCACCGAAGACGATCCGCGCACCGCGATGATCTCGGCCCCGCGCTTCGCTACGCGGGGGATGAAGGTCTCGTCGAGCCAGACCGAGACGTCGCCGACGATGGTCTCGAGCGCCTCCGTCACCGGCCGTCCGGCGACCGTCGCGTGCGACACGTCGGGGAACTGCGTCGCGGAGTGATTGCCCCAGATCGGGACCCGGCGCACGGTGTCGACGGGCACCGCGAGTGTCTGCGCCAGCTGCGCCCTCGCGCGGTTCTCGTCGAGCCTGGTCAGCGCGCTGAAGCGTTCGGCGGGAACGCCGTCGGCCGAGGCCGCGGCGATGAGCGCGTTCGTGTTGGCCGGGTTCCCCACGACCGTGACACGCACACCGTCGGCCGCGTGCGCGGCGATCGCGGCACCCTGCGGGCCGAAGATGCCCGCGTTCGCGGCGAGGAGGTCACCGCGCTCCATGCCGGGGCCGCGAGGACGAGCGCCCACCAGCAGCGCCAGGTCGGCGCCGTCGAATCCCACGGCGGGGTCGTCGGTCACCTCGACCTGCTCGAGGAGGCCGAAGGCGCCGTCCTGCAGCTCGAGCGCCGCCCCCTCGGCCGCACCCAGCCCCTGAGGGATCTCCAGCAGTCGCAGCCGCACCTTCTCCTCCGGCCCGAGGAGGTCACCGGCGGCGATGCGGAACAGCAGCGCGTATCCGATCTGTCCGCCGGCACCGGTCAGTGTGATCGTGGTCGTCATGATCCGAGCCTACGTCCGTGCGGCGCGGTCCGGGAGGGGCGGTCCGGGAGGGGCGGTCCGGGAGGGGCGTCGTGCGGAGTACCCTCATGGCATGACCTTCAACCCAGACGCCGACGTCTCCGGCAACACCGCTCGCCGACGGGGCCGCGGAGCCGTCGTCGCCGGGGCGGGCGGGGTCGGACTGCTCGGCATCATCGCCCTCATCGCCGGGCCCCTTCTGGGCATCGATCTGACCGGCCTGCTCGGCGGCGGGGGCGCCACCGGCGGCGGCTCCGAGCCCGAGGGCGGCAGCGTGATCGAGAACTGCCTCACCGGGGAAGACGCGAACGAGGACGTCGACTGCCGGGTGGCGAGCGCACAGCTCGCGCTCGACGGGTTCTGGGAGGACCGCATCGACCAGTACCGGGCGCCGCAGCTGATCATCGTCGACGGAGCGACCTCGACCGCCTGCGGCACCGCCTCGAACGCGGTCGGGCCGTTCTACTGCCCGCCCGAGGAGACGGTCTACGTCGACCCGACGTTCTTCGATCTCATGCAGCAGCAGTTCGGAGCATCCGCGGGCGAGCTCGCGCAGCTCTACATCGTGGGCCATGAGTGGGGCCACCACATCCAGTACATCACCGGTGTGATGGACCGGTACCCGAACAACGGCACGGGCCCGGACAGCAACGGCGCGCGCATCGAACTGCAGGCCGACTGCTACGCGGGAGCGTGGATCGGGCGGATGACCGAGGAGGAGGACAAGAACGGCGTCCCCTACCTGCAGGCGCCGACCGAGGCCGAGATCACGGACGCCCTGAACGCGGCGAACACGGTCGGTGACGACAACATCCAGCAGCAGTCGTCCGGGTCGGTGAACCCCGAGAGCTTCACGCACGGCACCAGCGCGCAGAGGCAGGGGTGGTTCGCCAGCGGGTACAGGTACGGACTCGACATGTGCGCCGATCCGCTGACCGTGTCCGGCGCAGAGCTCTAGGGTGACGACGATGGACCTGGACGCGCTGTATCCGCCGATCGAGCCGTACGAGACCGGCGAGCTGCTGGTCGGCGACGGTCATCGGCTGTACTGGGAGGTCAGCGGCAACCCCGAGGGCAAGCCCGTGGTGTTCCTGCACGGTGGACCCGGCAGCGGCACCTCGCCCTGGCAGCGGCGGTTCTTCGACCCCGCCGCGTATCGGATCGTGCTGTTCGACCAGCGCGGCTGCGGACGCAGCACTCCGCATGCGAGCGCGCCGGATGCCGATCTGCGCTTCATCACCACCGCGCATCTGATCGCCGACATCGAGCTGCTGCGCCGGAACCTCGGGGTCGAGCAGTGGCAGGTGTTCGGCGGGTCGTGGGGGAGCGCGCTCGCGCTCGCCTATGCGCAGGCGCATCCGGAGGCTGTCAGCGAACTCGTCCTGCGCGGCATCTTCACGTTGCGTCGCGAGGAGCTCGAGTGGTTCTACGAGGGTGGCGCGGCGGCGCTGTTCCCCGATCTGTGGGAGGAGTACCTCGCCCCCATCCCGGTGTTGGAGCGCTCGCACCTGATCCGGGCGTACCACCGGCGGCTCTTCGATCCCGATCCCGCCGTGCACGAGCCCGCCGCCCTCGCGTGGTCGCGGTGGGAGGCGTCGACGGTCACGCTGCGCCCGGATGCCGCGCAGATCGCGGCGATGTCGGACCCGCGTACCGCGACCGCGTTCGCCCGCATCGAGAACCACTTCTTCGTGAATCGCGGCTGGTGGACCGAGGGGCAGCTGATCGCCGGCGTCGACGGCATCCGGCACATCCCCGCCGTCATCGTGCAGGGGCGCCATGACGTCTGCACGCCGATGATGACCGCATGGGATCTGCACACGGCCTGGCCCGAGGCGGACTTCGTGGTCGTCGACGACGCCGGTCACTCGGCCGCCGAGCCGGGCATCCAGCGCGCGCTGCGTGCAGCCACCGACCGGTTCGCGGGCTGACACGACGTCGCCCGCTGAACCCGATCGTCAGGCGCGCAGCGCCGCCGTCAGCGTCTTCAGGAGTCCGAGGACGCCGCCGTCGGCGCGGAAGCGCGTCAGCCCTTCGCTGACCGTCGCCCCGGAGCGCGACGACACGAACCACGGGGGCTTCGGCAGGATCGTGAGGTGTCCGCCGCCGTTGGCGATCGGCAGCGAGCGGGGGAACGGCCGGAACGGTCCGCGGACGACCGACCGCTCGACATCGTCGAGCAGCAGCGCATTGTGCACGACGCCGATCCCGCTGCCGACGTCGTCGATCGTGCTTCCGGGGAACGCACCCCAGGTGAGGGTCGGCGTGATGAAGCCGAAGGCCGTCCAGCCGTTGATGGCGATGGAGCCGTAGTGCAGCGCTGCCACGGATCGGTCGAATCCTGCGCCGAGCTTCTTCTCGGTGGCCGGGTCGATCAGCAGGTTCGCACCGAGCGTGCCCTGCAGCTGCTCGTTCGCGTAGGCCACGGCGGTGTCGAGGAACTCCTGCCCGGTGCCGGGCACCGAGACGACGCCGAGCACGGGTGCGAAGTACTCGGTGCCCTGCAGCGCCGTCGCGTCGTCGTCCTCCGCGATCTCGACCAGCAGCCGGTCGCCGAGGACGAGAGCGTCAGGGTAGGAGTCGGCCGCGAGGTCCATCCGCGACGCCGCTCCCGGGTACCAGGTCGGTCGCTCGGGGGCGTTCGCGTAGGCCCGTCGGAGTGCCGCACGGAAGTCGTCGGCCTGAGCCCAGTCGGACGACAGGATCACCACCTGGCCGGCGATGCAGTTGTGGCCGCTGTTCTGCAGGCGCATGGTGGCGACGTGCTCCGCCTGATAGGCGAGGTCGGCGTCCGTCCACTCGCCCGGCACGATGATGATCGGCGAGACGCCGCCGAGCTCCGCCGTGATGGGCTTCTGCAGTCGGGGGGTGTGCGCGCGGCGGCGCTCGGCTGCGTCCGTGCCGGTTCCCCAGACGATCGCGTCGAAGGTCGCCGCCGAACCCGTGATGTGCACGTGCGCCGGATCGGGATGCTCGGTCAGGTAGGCGCCGACGGACGGGCCGCCCCGCACGATGCGCAGCAGTCCGAGGCCGATCAGCGGGGCGAGCGCGCGCTTGTAGATCGGCACGAGAGCGTCTTGCGTCGGGTTGACCTTCAGCAGGGCGACGCGGTTGTGGGCGAGCAGCTCGTACAGCACGTCCAGCACGGGGATCGAGGTGATGTTGCCCGCGCCGAGCACGAGGGCGACGCCCGCCGATTCCGACGGCGTGCGCTGCGCGAGCCCGGCTGCGGCCCTGGCGCGGTTCGGGGTGGTGCCGGGCTTCAGCCACACCTCGCCGGTGTAGCCCGAGAGCAGCAGACGGTCGATGCCGGTCAGCGGGAATGCGTGCACGCGGGTGCGGCCGCCGGGCGCACGGTCGACGCGCACGCCGTCGAGCGGGTTCGTTCCCCGTGCGAGGCGGGAGAGCGTCTCGATGTAGGCGTCGAGGGCACCCAGAACGCTGTACGGCCCACTGAGCCACTCCTCGCCGCGCAGCGGATGGCGTGCGTCGAGACCCTTCGAGGCGGCGGCGGTGCGGGCCCAGTCCTCGGCGGCGGCAGCCACGCCGGTGCGCACGCCGTGCAGCAGGGTGACGCGCTGCGCCAGTGTCAGCGCCGCCCAGGTGCGGCCGCCCACCTGCAGCTCGCCGATCGCCTCGTCGAGGCGGGCCCGATCTCCGTCGCCCAGATCCGAGGTCATCGATCCGGTGGGTGTGGTCGCGGAAGTCATCGGCGTCTCCTTCTGGCGGGATCCCAGCTTAGGCCGCCCGCGAGCCTCACGCGGCGATGCCTCACGCCTCGATGTCAGAGCGGCGCAGCCGGTATCGGCGCAGCGTCAGCAGGCTCGCGAGCATGAGCACCGCGGGCAGGATGCTGAAGCTGAGCACGATGCCCGTGAGGGCCTCGTCCGGCTGCTGCGCGGTCGTGCCGGCGACGGTCGAGATGTACCCGGTGGCCGCGAGCGTGAGCGAGACGGCCGTGGCGCCGAGGGCGAAGCCGATGGTCTCGCCCGCGGTCCACACCCCCGTGAAGGTGCCGGCGTGTCCCGCACCGCTGCGCTGCTCGTCGTGCGAGATCACATCCGGCAGCATCGCCATCGGCAGGGACTGGAGTCCGGCGTACGCGATGCCCGCCATCGCTATCGAGCCGTACATCCAGCCGCCGGGAAGCCAGGCGGCGATCACGAGCGTGGCGGCGGCCACCGTGAACAGGCCGCTCGCGACGGCGAACGCCCGCTCCTTGCCGATCCGTCGCGCGATCGCGGTCCACACGGGGGTCGCGACGAGGGCGGGCCCGACCAGCGACAGGAACACGAGGGTGACGGCAGCCTCGCTGCGCAGCACCCAGGTGGCGACGTACTGTGCGGCGGCGAGCATCGTGCCGGTCGCGAGAGCCTGCAGGAGGAAGGTGCCCAGAAGTGCGCGGAAGGGCTGACTGCGCCGCAGCGTCTGCAGACCGGCGGTGTACGGGGCTCGGAACCCGGTGGCGGCGAGGTCCTCGCGCGGTGCCGCTGCGCCGGCGACGGGGGCGGCATCCGCGGTGCGGGAGGCGATGAGCATCCCGATCCCGATCGCGACGCCTGCGACGACGCCCATCAGCAGGTATCCGGCGACCGGGTCCGACCCGGCGCGGCGCAGCTCGGGTCCGCCGGCGCCGAAGAGCAGGATCGCGGCGGTGAGCACGACCACCCGCCATCCCAGCAGACGGGTGCGCTCGTCGTAGCCGCGGGTGAGTTCGGCGGGCAGCGCCACGTAGGGCACCTGGAACAGGCTGAACGAGGTGGCGGTGGCGAGAAAGGCCAGGAGCACGCAGATCGCCCCGGCGGTCGGCCCCCACGACGGCGGCACCGCGAAGGTCAGCGCGAAGAAGAGAGGAAGCGTGAGCGCCCCCACGACCATGAGGCCGCGACGTGAACCGGTGCGCGCGTACTGGCGGTCCGACGCGGCGCCGATGAGCGGATCGATCACGACGTCCCAGACCTTCGCCGCCGTCACGATGACGCCGGCCACGAGGGCCGCGACACCGAGATTGTCGGTGAGGAAGTAGGTGAGCACCAACCCGGGAAGGGTCGCATAGCCACCGGTGCCGAGCGACCCCACCGCGTACAGCGCGATCGTGCGCGGGGAGAGGTGGGCGGGGGCGTGTTCCGGCCGAGCCACGGAGCTCATCGCGCCAGTGTAGCGGCGGGAGACTCCCCGCCGGAGGGGAATCTCGGTCAGATGAGGGAGAGCTCGGTCAGATGAGGGAGAGCTCGCGCAGCTTCGCCTCGACGTCGGCGTTCGACGGCTCGACGTGGTGCGAGGAGTCCGGGTAGACCACCACGGGGATGTTGGTGCGCCCCGAGATCTCCTTGGCGACATCTGCGGCCGACGGCTCCGCGACGAGGTCGACGTAGGTGTACTCGATGCCGAGCGAGTCGAGCTGCTTCTTGGTGCGGATGCAGTCGCGGCACCAGTCGGCGCCGAAGAGGGTGATGGTGGATTCTGCGGAGGTCATGTCCTCCAGCGTACGTCCGCGCGGCTGAGCGGGCGCCGATACGGGCCCCGGTCACCGCGATCACAGGACGGCCATTGCAAACTAAGGGTACCCTTACCTATGCTGGATCCATGACCACCGCCTGTGAGCACCTCGAGGATCCGGACTGGGAGACCATCGAAGGGGTGGTGCTCATCGCGGGCGACTCGTCGGATGCCGCCGCCATCGCCGCCGTCACCGCGCGGCTGCCGTGGGATGCGGAGGGCGTGGTGCTGATCGAGGCGGCGGCACGTGTGCAGTTCCGCCACATCGATGTGCCCGAAGGGGTCTCGGTGCGCTGGCTCCTCCGAGGCGACGGTGCACGGCAGCATGCCAAGGGCGAACGACTGGCCAACGCCGTGCACTCATGGTGCGTCGAATGGACATGCGCGGAGCCGCCGCTGCAGTGGACGGTCTGGCTCGGTGCGCACACGCCGGCCCACGTCGCACGGATGGCGCGGAGCCTGCTCGGCGTCGCGAACTGACGGCGACGCCGTCGCGTCCCCACCCGCATCGTCGGGGGAGCGGGCGCGACAGCGCCGGATCCGTGTGTCAGCGCGTCGCGAGCACGGGCGTGCCACCGACCGTGGCGCCCGCCGAGATCGCATCGAGCGCGCGCCGCAACGACGAGCTCGACGTGTGCGCGGTGTACGGGAAGTAGACGACCTCGACACCCACCTCGGCGAAGTCGCGCTCGAGGCGCAGGCCCTTCTCGGTGCCGCGCCAGTCGTCTCCCTTGAAGAAGTGCGTGAACCCCACGTCGTGCCAGGAGTCCATCTTCGACGGAGTCGTCTCGACGTACACGTCGTCGACGAACGAGATGTGGCGCACGATCTCCGCGCGCTCGGCCGTCGGGATGACGGGCTCGATGCCCTTCACCTGCCGCAGCATCTCATCGCTGACGACACCGGCGACGAGGACGTCGCAGTGCTGCTTCGCGTGACGAAGAAGGTTGAGATGCCCGACGTGAAACAGGTCGAAAGCACCCACGGCATAGCCGATGCGCGTCCCCATGATCTCCCCAGATCAGTAATTCCCCAGAAGCGGATCCCCATCCGCCAGCGACTCCCACAGCCGCACCGGAGCGAGTGTAGCAGGTCTCGGTTTCGCCCCGCACAGGAACCCGTGGAACGATGGACCCCGCAACGCGGGCCCCTCGGTCTGCACAGGGGGAAGGGAAAGGCTCGTGGCGACACCGGTCACGGTCATCGTGCCGACCTACAACGAGCGCGACAACGTCGCCGAGCTCGTCGCGCGCACCGCGACCGCGCTCGCCGCGTACGACGCGGAGATCCTGTTCGTCGACGACAGCGGCGACGACACCGCGTCCGAGATCGCCAGGGTCGCGGCCGACGCCCCGCTGCCCGTGCGCGTCATCCACCGTGAGCACAACACCGGCGGCCTCGGCGGGGCCGTGCTGGTCGGGCTCGAGGCCGCCGCCGCCGACCTCTGCATCGTCATGGACGGCGACCTGCAGCATCCGCCCGAGCTCCTCTCCGTGCTCCTGGAACGTCA
Protein-coding regions in this window:
- a CDS encoding glutaredoxin domain-containing protein, translating into MTSAESTITLFGADWCRDCIRTKKQLDSLGIEYTYVDLVAEPSAADVAKEISGRTNIPVVVYPDSSHHVEPSNADVEAKLRELSLI
- a CDS encoding SIP domain-containing protein, with translation MTTACEHLEDPDWETIEGVVLIAGDSSDAAAIAAVTARLPWDAEGVVLIEAAARVQFRHIDVPEGVSVRWLLRGDGARQHAKGERLANAVHSWCVEWTCAEPPLQWTVWLGAHTPAHVARMARSLLGVAN
- a CDS encoding adenylyltransferase/cytidyltransferase family protein, whose protein sequence is MGTRIGYAVGAFDLFHVGHLNLLRHAKQHCDVLVAGVVSDEMLRQVKGIEPVIPTAERAEIVRHISFVDDVYVETTPSKMDSWHDVGFTHFFKGDDWRGTEKGLRLERDFAEVGVEVVYFPYTAHTSSSSLRRALDAISAGATVGGTPVLATR